CCACATGGGGCGTATGTCCTTCTTGAATAGTGAATAATCGCTGCCCAGCTTGATCTCGGATGGCGGCTTGATGTGATTGTATAGACTCCAGAAGTCCTCGACAGTGTCAAAGCTCGTGATCTCGTTCTGCATATCCTCCCAGGACTTGGTGCGATCGTTCTCCAAATACCAGAGAGTCCAGACATTTTGCAATGGATGCTTCAGCAATTTATCATTGCGCTTGGCAATTGCATCATCATCTAGCATCGGATCGATGGATGTCTGGCACTCCTCTGGCTTGGCAGTGGCTTCCTCTTCTTCAATCGCAATTTCAGTGGCCACAGCTATAGCTGGAGCTGGCGATGAAGCTGGAGTGGAAACTGGAGTTGGTATTGGAGTTGGTGCTGGAGTAGGAgccgcagttgcagctgcagctggagatGAAGCTGGAGTTGAAGTTGGGATTGGAGATGGAGCTCGTGTGGGAGCCGCAGTTGTAGCTGGTGCTAGAGCTTCTGCTTCAGCTGGTTCCTGGCATTGTTCTGGAGCTCCTGTAGTTTCCATATCTGCACTGGCATCCACCTGTTCGTCGCTGGCGGCAGCCACAGCGCTGCTTTTAAAAATGGACTTCGGATCAGCAAAGTTCTTCATTTTGCGAACGCTCGCTTTGCACGCAGTACTTATTATCTTTAGGATTCCTATTTTCTTGCTTCTGTATATCCAGCTAGTGCTGGAGAGCTCTCGACAAATGATAGCTGTGGAATCTGCAGGCAGAACGTATTCAAATTTGTTATCTGGAAAATGGTGCACGGTTTTTTACATTTGTACGTtcacaattaaaatatatgtttaatttgtaaACGAAATAACTTTTTGGAGCTGTAAAAGTCAACTGAAAATCGGCGCTACAAATCccgaaatgaaaatgatgtTTGTTTATGGCCTACACAGAAAGCATTCTGGGCGTTTACTTTACTTATTATTTCCTTTTTGAAGCTTCGCATAAAACGACTTATCGATAATGTGCGCGGCACCTCCGATTacaccaataaatgcagacgATAAACTTGTGACAAGGACCGGCTCGTTTTG
This window of the Drosophila virilis strain 15010-1051.87 chromosome X, Dvir_AGI_RSII-ME, whole genome shotgun sequence genome carries:
- the LOC6632192 gene encoding eukaryotic translation initiation factor 4E1 → MKNFADPKSIFKSSAVAAASDEQVDASADMETTGAPEQCQEPAEAEALAPATTAAPTRAPSPIPTSTPASSPAAAATAAPTPAPTPIPTPVSTPASSPAPAIAVATEIAIEEEEATAKPEECQTSIDPMLDDDAIAKRNDKLLKHPLQNVWTLWYLENDRTKSWEDMQNEITSFDTVEDFWSLYNHIKPPSEIKLGSDYSLFKKDIRPMWEDAANNNGGRWVITLNKILKDDLDKLWLDVLLCLIGEVFDHLDQICGAVVNIRGKSNKISIWTSNGNNQEAILEIGHKLRDALRLGPQNVLQYQLHKDTMVKQGSNVKSTYTL